GACCTCAACCTCGGGACGCATCGCTGCTTTCATCGCAGAACCGATTCAGGGTCTTGGCGGCTTCATTACGCCGCCCCCGGAGTATTTCAAGATTGTCTTCAACATGGTGAAGAAATATGACGGCTTATTCATCGCGGATGAGGTTCAAACCGCGTGGGGCCGCACCGGAAAAAAATGGTTTGGTATTGAGCACTGGCAAGTCGTGCCCGACATGATTACCAGCGCTAAGGGGCTGGCCAATGGCGCTCCTGTTGGCGTCACAATGACCACGGAGAAAATCGCTGAAGGCTTCCAGGGGCTCCAGATCTCAACCTTTGGCGGCAATCCCGTCAGCTGCGTGGCAGCCAAAGCCACCATCGATCTCATTGAGGAAGACCACCTGATGGACAATGCAGAGACTGTCGGGAATTATTTCCGCCAAGGACTGGAATCACTAAAATCGAAGCATCCGTTCATCGGGGATGTTCGTGGAATGGGCCTTTTGCAGGCCATCGAACTGGTCAAGGATGGTTCCACCAAAGAACCCGCCCCACAAGAGACCAATCGTCTGATGGAGGAAGCGCGAAAACGGGGATTGCTGATCGGCAAGGGCGGCCTCTATGCAAACGTGATCCGCATGTCACCCCCTCTGAACATCAGCAAGGCGGATGTGGATGAGGCGATTCGTATTCTCGATGAGTCCTTGGCTGCTGTTAGCGGGGAAGTAAGAGAAGCGGCAGGCGCCAGCGTTAGATAACCGTGCGTGAGTCTACAAGCGACCCGCCAGATCATGGCCTCGGAAACCGGTAAGCGCCGCGGCTTCCCCGCACCGGAAAGCGCTAGGCACTAAGCACGCGAGGACTTGGTCACAACATAGAGGCTGCACTTGCTCAGTTGTAGTACGCCGCGTTCTTCTCCACGAATGCCTTTAGCTCCTCAGGCAGCTCATCAGCCGGGTGAATCGAGCTGGAGGTGCAGACCGGTACGCAAGCTCCGCAATCAATGCAGCCGGCAGGATCAACGTATAGCTGGGTGGCAGCTTCGAAGCCGGGCTCGTCCTTTTTGGGGTGGATACAGTCGGTAGGACAAGCCTCGACGCAGAGTTCGTCTTTGATGCAAGCATCAGTTATGACGTAAGCCATGAAAAAGACTCCCTTATTTCATCGATTAAGTAGTCTGAAACTAAAGTAAAGGCCGCTGTCATCAGCGGCGGTGACTGCAATCACAGCTGGGCGTGAGACGGCATCCAGGGACAGGGCCGTTTGACATAGAGGAGGAATCAAGATAAAGTCACCCCACTCGCATGCTTCTGGCGTACCGATATCGATTTACTGGCTCCATTCGCACCTACTTCTTTACGGAAGTAGCGGTGGGAGACGCGGTATCTGCGCCGAGCGGGATGTAATCATCTAGTCGCTTAAGATCCAGATTATCGAAACCGCGAACTCTCCCAAAGTTCGCGGTTTTCGTTTTTGGGGCTGAAGGACGTTGAGGGAGAACTCACATGATCGTCAACATGGCGGAAGGCGCCAGCGAACAACAGATCCAGCACGTAATCGACCGGGTGCAGGAGGCAGGTTACAAAGCCCACGTTACGCGCGGGACCACTCGCACCATTGTGGCCGCAGTCGGCAGCGGAAAACGGCATGAGATTGAGGCGCTCAAGGCCGCTCCCGGCGTGGAAGACGTCGTGCCGATCGCGCAGCCGTTCAAGCTGGTAAGCCGCCAGATCAAGGCGACCCGCACCCTGGTCGATGTCGGCGGCGTTGCCGTAGGCGGCCCAGAACTGGTGGTCATCGCTGGACCTTGCTCGGTGGAGTCGAGGGACCAGATTTTCTCCACTGCCATCGCAGTCAAAAATGCGGGCGCTTCCCTGCTCCGCGGGGGCGCGTACAAGCCTCGGACTTCGCCATATGATTTCCAGGGGTTGGGTGTAGAAGCGCTGAAGCTGCTGGATGAGGTTCGCCGCGAGGTCGGCCTGCCGGTCGTGACCGAGGTGATGAGCACGGAAGATGTGGACATCATCTGCGAGCATGCCGACATGTTGCAGGTGGGCGCTCGAAATATGCAGAATTTCGCCCTGCTGCGCCGCCTGGCGACCACCAACAAACCAATTCTGCTCAAGCGCGGACCGTCGGCGACGATCAAAGAGTGGCTGCTGGCAGCGGAATACTTGTTGAGCGGCGGTAATTCGCAGGTCGTGCTTTGCGAGCGTGGGATCAAGACATTCGAGACCGAGACCCGCAACACCATCGATCTGGCGGCGATTGCCCTGGCGCGCGAGCTGTCGCACCTGCCGGTGGTTGCCGATCCATCGCATGGCACCGGACGGCCGAGCTTGATCTCTCCCGTTTCGCGCGCCGCGCTGGCGCTCGGAGCCGATGGGATCATAGTGGAAGTCCATCCCTGCCCTGAGCGTGCCTTATCGGACGGACCTCAGTCGTTGGATTTCGAAGGATTTCGAAAACTCATGGCAAGCCTGAGCGAGCCACTGAAGGCCGTGCGCCTGCCTGCACAGCCTGGCAATGAGCTTGGATATTCGAACCGCGGCGATCGACCTAGCCTCGCCAGTTTCGACTAGAACCTGTTTGCCCTCAGACCGGGGCGCGGCCAGAAGCAGCTTCTGGATGCCGCATGATTCGCAGTGGCACGCCAACACCGTAAGTCAGGAACTCGCCTGCCGGGCGAACCCGGATAATACTGATTTCCTTCTTCTGCTCGGCGCTCAGTTCCAGACCGCGCAGCAGGGTGCGCGGGATATCCTCCGGGACAGCGTCGATGGCGTGGAGGAGAGCTTCTCCCGCAAAAGTAATTGTGGCGTCTGGAATGTGTACCCACGGGGCTAACAGGATGCGCTTCGGAATCGTCACTGTCAGAGAGACATGCGGGTTCGAGCCAATGTAGCGGGCTTTCCAGGAATTCCGCCAGGTCGTGATGTAAAGCTCGTGCTCGCGAACTAGATACACGATCCCAGCGGTTCGTGCCTCGGCTCGCGGCGTAACGAATCCCAGCACCGCGAACGAATGCTTCTCAACTTCGCGCCAGACCTGCTCGGACGTCAGATTGCCCGGCATGACAGGTCAAGAATACTTGCTGCTCCCTTGTGCCAGCAAGCCGTGCCAGCAGCTCTGACTAGGCGTAATGTTTCGCGCGGGTAGTTATCAGAGAGCGCTGCAAAAAATCCTGAATTCGTTCACGGAAGCTTCGGCTCAGCGATAGCTCCTTACCATTCCGCAGCACCACGATGTACTCCCCATTGTTACAAGGTTGGAGCTCCTTGATTTTCTCCACGTTTACGATAATCGATCGGTGGATGCGCATGAACCGCTCTCTGTCCAGGCGAGCCTCGAATGAGGTCATAGTCTCGCGCATAAGGTACGCTTCCTGCCCGGTGTGAATGCGAACATAATTGGCAGCGGCTTCGACCCAATCTATTTCCTCGCTCTTCAGAAATACCACGCGCCCACCGGACTTGATGACGAGACGATCCGACTCGTTTTGCGGCTTGGCCTCGTGCAGTATGGAGAGCAGTTTCCCCGCCAGTTCTCCACTGCGCGAGTGATCCAGCTGAGTGCGGGCTCGTTGGATGGACTCGTGAAATCTTTCTTCATCAAACGGCTTCAGCAGATAATCCAGAGCGTGCGCATCGAAAGCCCGAATCGCGTAATGATCATAGGCCGTCGTGAATATCACGACGGGAATATCCTGCGGTTCGATTGCTTTCAGAACCGCAAACCCGTCGGCCTCAGGCATCTCCACGTCGAGGAAGAGGACGTCGGGCTTCAGATCCCGGATCGCGGCGATGGCTTCGTTGCCCTCTCCAAATTCCCCAATCACCTCGAAATCTTCCTCTTTCGCCAGAAGGCGGCGAATTCGTTTGCGTGCCAAAGGCTCGTCGTCTGCAATGACAGCTCGGATCATGGTCTGACCTCTGCCGGTATTGGACGCACGGAATCCGGGATCGTTACCTCACTTTCTTGGGGTGATGTCTGTGATTCGCCATGGAACGGCAGCGTAATGCGAATTTCACAACCACCCTGGGCGGGAGTGCGAATCTCAAAAGTATGCATTTCCGGATAAAGCACCTGAAGGCGGCTGCGGGTATTTGCCAACCCCACTCCCCCATTCAACTTGGCCAACTTCTCAGCTTGGATACCGGGACCATTGTCCGCCAAAATGAGGTGCAAAAAGTACCCCGTCCGATGACTGCGAATGGTGATGGTCCCCTTCCCAGCACGCTTCGCGACTCCATGTCTGACGGCGTTCTCCACCAGCGGCTGCAGGAACATGTTGGGAACCCGCGCGTCCAGCGTCTCGGGATCGATATCAAAAAGCACGCTCAAGCGGTCCTGGAAGCGTGTGCGTTCGATCTCCAGGTAACCCTCCAGGAACTCCAGTTCCTGCTTGAGCGGAATTTCCTGGGCGCCTCCGGTCTCTAGCGTCAGGCGCAGCAGTTCGCTCAGCCGAATAATCATCCGGTCAGCAGCCGCCAGGTCCTGGTGCATCAGTTCAGAGACCGAATTCAGAGTGTTGAAGAGGAAATGCGGATGTAGCTGAAACTTAAGCACCTCCAGCTGCGTTCGCGCCAACTTCGTTTCCAGCAGAGAGGCCTTAAGCTCGCGATCCCGGTACTTCTGGTAGTAGGCCCATCCCAAATTCAAAAGCAGAACCACCCAGTACATCCATATGTCGTCGAACCCGTTAGAGTAAAAATAGGCCCGCCAAAGCATGAAACTCACCGGATCGTTAGCCTTGGGATAGACCCAGTGATGAGTCGGCAGGCGAAGCGCTGCGCTGACCGATGCCAGGCCTACACTGAACAACAGATGCAAGCCGATCATGTTGGGCCAGTTGCTGCGCTCGATTCGGAATTTTCGTCCCAGCCAAAGCACGATGGGAGTGAATAGAGCTCCCCAAGTCAGATACTCCACCATGGGGCCGTGAGCAACCTCCCAATACGTAACCTTTTTCCCCCAATCAATTGACATGTGATAGGAGAAGAAAGTTCCGATCGCGCCAATGCTTACCCAGGCAACGACCCCCAAAATCCATTTAGCGAATGTCTTGGGCTGCATCTGGCCTCTTGTCGCGTGAATTTGAACATCAAGTTACAACGAATTGTCGAATACAGAGAATGGCACCGCGGCATTCGTCCCAGTCAGTCCCGCGTTTCGTCCCAATGATATTGCCGGAGTCTGGTAAGAAGGAGAAAATCGCCGACAAATATCGCTTCCCTTCATGGTGGGTGGTCGGCTTTTTCATGATGAGATTTGCCGATTGGCGAAGGAGCAGGCACGTGAAACGTTTTTTCCTCTTTTTCTTCGCAGTTGCCGCAGCGGTTGGAACTGGGTGGGCACAGCCCCGGATTCATTCCTTCCATCCTCAGTTTACAGATCAAAAAGAATTGCTGCTGCCCGACACCTATCGGCAATGGGTCTCTGTCCCGGGAGAGACGCGACCTGACTGCGCTCCATCAGCCACCTTCGCCGCTAGAAAACACTCATTCATCGACCATATTTACATTGAGCCATCTGCTTACAAATATTACCTGGAAAACGGCGATTGGCCCGACAAAGCCGTGATCGTGATGGAAGTCCGCAAACCGCGGCAGGAAAGGTCCACGGCACGCAGCTCGCCTTCTAAGTTGGTGGCATTGGAAGTCGCGGTGAAGGACGAAACCGATTCCGACCATTGGTCATATTTCGCGCATTTTTCCAAGACCTCGGCAGAACTGCCTGAGGCCCAGCCCGAGACCATCCTTGCGCACTCCCATCCCACACTCCGGGCAGTGATCGAAGGCCGCGTGCCGATCATGGACACCTTCTTTTAGCCTGCTCTTATTCCCCGCCAGGCGAGCCCGCGATTTGCTGGCAGACCGAGAGTGCTATCATGGGCGCCCCCCGTGGACTACCGTCCTGCGGGGCATTTTCCTCGATGCGGCAACTCACTTGGCTATTCTTGCTGCTGTCCGCAGTTCTTTCGGCACAACCATCACCTTCGCCTGCTCCCCTGATTGTTAACGTCGAACATCGACGAGCAAACAGCTTAAATGGGCCCTGGCACTACATCGTGGACGCCTACGATACCGGCTTTTTCGGCTATCACGGGGCCACGCGTAAGGATGGCTTCTTTCGCAATGCCAAGCCGCGAACCCCTGCCGACTTGGTCGAGTACAACTTCGATGATTCTCCCACTCTGGAGGTGCCGGGCGACTGGAACTCACAAAAGCCGGAACTATTCTTCTACGAAGGTACTGTCTGGTACGAAAAGACCTTCACTCTTCATCTAAATGCGGGCATGCGCGCCTTCGTTTATGTAGGAGCTGCCAACTATTTCTCCCGCGTGTATCTGAATGGCGAGCTTGTGTGCGAGCACGAAGGCGGCTTCACTCCCTTCAACTGCGAGGTAACCGGTCGGCTTAAGGACGGCGCCAACTTCTTCGTGATCTCGGTGAACAACACCCGGCGTCGAGATGGCCTGCCCGCTCTGAATACAGATTGGTGGAACTACGGGGGCATCACGCGCGACGTCATGCTGGTCGAGGTACCCAATATCTTCATCGAAGATTACTTCCTGGCGCTCAGCCGGAACATGCAGGAAATTACCGGATGGCTGCGATTGAACGGAGCCGGGTCCGGCCAAACCGTCAAACTTCGCGTTCCAGAGCTGAAGCTCGAAGAAATTCTCAAGTCCGACAGCAACGGACTGGCGCAGATACGCATTGCCGTTCCCAAGGACATTCAGCTCTGGTCGCCGGAGAATCCCAAGCTCTATGAAGTGGAATTCTCCAATGACGCTGAAAGTCTCAGAGACTCCATCGGCTTTCGCACAATCGAGACGCGAGGGACGGACATTTTGCTTAACCGCAAACCAGTTTTTCTGCGAGGGATCTCCATGCATGAAGAGGCTCCCTATCGCTCAGGCCGCGCCCACGGAACAAAAGACTCGCAAGTGCTGCTGGGGTGGGTACAGGAGTTGCGGGCGAACTTTGTTCGTCTCGCCCACTATCCGCACGACGAAGCAACGACCAGCTTGACTGACCGGCTCGGTATTCTGGTCTGGGAGGAAATCCCTGTCTATTGGAACATCGATTGGAACAATCCGCATACCTTGGCTATTGCCCGCCAGCAACTGCAGGAGATGATCCAGCGTGACAAAAATAAGGCTTCGGTGATTCTGTGGTCAGTAGGAAACGAGACCCAACTCTCCGAAGAGCGATTACGTTTCATGCGTTCTCTGGTTGGCGACGCACGCACAATGGATTCGACGCGGCTCATTACCTCGGCTTTACAACCGCGCTCGGATGTTCACCTGAAAGTCCTCGACGATCCTCTGGGAGCCGATCTGGACGTGCTGGGCTGCAACCAATACATCGGCTGGTACGAAGGCAAGCCCGAAGATGCGGACGCGACTGTCTGGCAGTCGCCTTATAACAAGCCGTTGGTCATGAGTGAGTTCGGCGGGGATGCGAAGTTTGGGCTGCATGGCAAGCCCGACGAGCGATGGACGGAAGAATACCAGGAGAATCTTTATCGACATCAGTTGCGGATGCTGGATCAGATCGCATTCTTACGTGGAATGAGTCCCTGGATTCTGATGGACTTTCGCTCGCCGCGGCGCCTGCTGGCTAATATACAGGGTTATTACAATCGCAAAGGCCTCATATCAGACCACGGTGAAAAGAAGAAGGCCTTTTACGTTCTGCGCTCTTACTACGAAACCAAACAACAGTCGCACTGAGCCTGCCGTTTCACTCGCTTCCACGCCCGCAATGTTCAACTTGGCTATTGCAAGCGCGCTCGCCCTTCGTTAGCTTTCCCCCACCAGCACAGAACCCGTACACCCCTTAACTCGTTCCGGCGTGTGAGTTCGTGCTCGTGAAGAGGAAAATCATGCCCATTCGCACAATCGCCAGGCGTCATCCACTACTTCCTGTCTTTTCAAAAACTCTTTTTGCGGGCATCGCTCTGCTTCTGGCGTTCGTCATGACTGCGCCGCAAGGGTTCGGAGCCGAGAGCAGGTCCAGGATCGGTCTGGCACTCAGCGGTGGAGGTGCGCGTGGATTAGCTCACATCGGGGTGTTGAAGTGGATGGAGGAAAATCGCATTCCCGTTGACCGGTTGGCAGGCACAAGCATGGGCGGCCTGGTAGGAGCCATGTACGCCGAGGGCATGACCCCGGCCGAAATGGAAGCCTTCCTCAAAACCATTGACTGGGACGAAGTCCTGCTGCCTGAGCCTACCTATGAAAACATCGCATTTCGTCGCAAGCAGGACAAGCGCGACTATACAGTTGATATCCCCTTAGGGCTTCGTCATGGACTCAGCGTACCTAACGGCTTCAATCCCGGGCATGGCGTCGGACTGCTGTTCGATCGCATTACTCTTCCCTACTCGGCGCTTACCAACTTCGATGAGCTGCCCATACCCTTTCGCTGCGTAGCTACCGACCTCTTGCAGGCAGAGTCCGTCACGCTGGACGGACGTGGAATGGCGCTGCCCCAGGCACTGCGCGCGACCATGTCGATCCCCGGCGTGTTCACTCCACTGGAGGCCAAGGGGACGGTGCTGGCAGATGGTTTTCTGATGAAGAACATTCCCACTGACGTAGTACGCGACATGGGGGCGGATGTTGTCATCGCCGTTGATGTTGGCACTCCGCTTGCAAACCTGGAATCGCTAAACTCGATCGCTGGCGTGCTGGAGCAGTCCATCACGGTTATGACCATCGAGTACGATCGCCGCGCTCTTCGCAGTGCGGACATTGTAATTGCTCCCGATTTGCAGAGTTACACCGTCACCGACTATTTAGCTGCCGAAAAGCTCATTCAGCTCGGCTATGACGGGGCAGCCCAGAAAGCGGCTGTGCTGCGTCCTTTCGCGCTGTCGGAAGAAGCCTGGAAAGAACATCTCGCCGCCAGGTACGCACGCAAGCGTTCTGTCCCGCAGTCGCTGTCGCCAGCCAAGGTGGTCGGAACGGAGGGCCGCGCGCAGCATGAAGTGGAGCTCCGCATTCGCAAGTACACCCGGGAAAAACTCGATTTGCCCGGACTGGAAACGGAATTAACCAAGATCACCGGCGAAGGCCGCTTTGATCGCCTCGGCTACCAGGAGTTTCTCACCGATAGCACTCCCGGACTCGAAATTCGGGCCCATCAAAAAACCTACGCGCCGCCATTGGTGAGTCCCACGCTGGACGTCGAAGGTTCCAACGTCCACGATTTTCGTTTCACCACTGGGTTTCGTGTGACCGCCATGGACGTACTCACGCTCGGTAGTGAGTGGCGCAACGATGTGCGTGTGGGATCAGATACTTTCCTGCAAACAGAGTTTTATCAGCCCATTGCACAAAGCAAGTTCTTCTTTGCCCCGCGCGCGTTTTTTCAGAAGACCGCGCGCGATATCATTCTGAGTGACACTCTAAGCTCGACATTTACCGACCAGCGCTATGGCGGGGCAGTCGATTTGGGTTACACCTCCCGCTACCGCAACGAGGTGCGGGTCGGATATCAGATTACTCAGGCTCGACTCAAGCCTCTGATCGGCAACCTCTCGTTTCCTCCTTTTGAAGGCTATAGCGATCAAGTGCGGCTGGGGTGGATCTTCGATGGTCAGGACAGTGCCACGATTCCTTCCCGGGGAAGCAGAATCGATTCTGAAGTAGTGCACATCTTCCGCAGCCCCGATGTCAACTATGCCTTCAATCAGGCGCAGGTGCGATCGTCCCACTTTATTCCCATAAGCCCCAAAGGCTCGATTTTTCTGATTGGTTCAATCGGGACCAGCTTTGGCGATGCCGCGGCTCCCCTTCAATTCTTCTCCTTGGGTGGACCCTACCGCCTGGACGCCTACAATCTCGATGAATTTCTGGGAAGCAACTACCTCCTGGCCGGCGGGGGCTATCGCAGAGAAATCGGCAGACTGCCGCAGCTCATCGGCAAAAAAGTGTATGCAACCGGCTATTACGAAACCGGCAATACATTCCTGCACTGGGATCAGATTGATTTGAAGCATTCTTTTTCCGGCGGCGTGATTGCCGATACTATCTTTGGACCCGTTTCTCTCAGCGCCAATGTGAGTGCTGATGGCCGCTTCAAGTTGCGGTTTGCCCTGGGCCGGCCATACTGAGGAAGGTCCAATCACACACTGATTGCACTCCTGGGGGTGTGGGAGTCGAGGCTTCCTAAATGCGATTATTGCATCGACGACCCCGGGTGCAGGTAAAATCAGGGTTATCGTAGGAATTTGCTTGGGGAGTAGTTTCGAAATGACCTGCAGGATAAGAAACCTGCTATACGCTTGCGTGTTTTCTTCCTTGGTTGCGGTTTCGCTGGCGCCGTCAGCCTTAGCCCACGCCATCCTGGTCGAGACCAGTCCCGCTATTCATGGCAAGGTTAAAGGGCCAGAAGTGGTGATAAAGCTGCGCTTCAATGTGCGAGTGGATGCTACCCGCTCACGGCTCAGCCTGGTCCAGCCGGATGGCTCCAGTCGTCCACTGCCGATTGCCAAACAGGACAAGCCGGATTGGCTCGGCTCCAAGGCTTCAGGTCTGCGCGCCGGTTCCTACCGAATCCGTTGGCAGGTGCTCTCGTCTGATGGGCATATTACGAACGGCGAGATTCCTTTTACTGTCGAGTAAAGCCAGGCGAAATGAATCTGCTGCTCAGCGTATTCGCATTTGCCTCCGTCCTGCTGCGCGGGGCAACCCTGATTTTCCAATCGCTGGTCATCGGTGGCGTAGTCTTCGAGGCCAGTGCTATGCGACCGCTGAACTCGGCCTTTCCCAGCCAGGCCGGGGCTGCCAGCCCTCGTCTACATCGAATGATCTTCTTTTCTGCACTGGGACTCGCCATAACTCAGGCGATTTATTTGTTCATCAATTCAGCGATACTGATGGGAACGGCGGACCTCACCTTCTTGCAGGTAATGGGCGCGAACTTCTTCCTCGCTGGTTTGGTGATGCTGGTCGCCGCCATTGTTGTTTTGTTCTTGACCAGGCGAAACACGCCCGATTCACAATATGTGACCATTTTTCCTGCGCTTGCGATCCTGGCGGGCTCGGTCTTGACGAATCACGCAGCCGCTCGCATTGAGGGACGTGCCTGGCTGCTTCTATTTACCGCACTGCACGAGGGCGCAACCGCTGTCTGGATTGGAGGTCTTCCTTACCTGCTGCTCGCGCTCGCACATGTGCGCCAAGAAGCCGCATGCGAATTCCTCAATCTTCGATTCTCTCGCACAGCCCTGATCAGTGTCTGCTTTCTCGGCCTTAGTGGCGTGGCAATGTCGCTCAGCTATGTTGGCTCCTGGAGCGCACTGTACGGTACGGCCTATGGGGTGATGCTGATCGCAAAAATGTTCCTGCTCGGTGTCCTGCTGGTGCTGGGCGGCCTGAACTTCATTATGCTGAGGAAACTCAGCAACGTCGAAGTTATGCCCAGGTTGCGGCGTTTCGTGGAGTGCGAGATTGGAATCGGCTTCACCGTGGTGCTGGCCGCGGCTTCGCTGACCTCTCAGCCGCCTGCGGCAGATATGACTACCGATCGTGCAAGCCTGGCTGAGATTGTCACCCGCTTCACTCCTGCCTGGCCGCGGCTGAAGAGTCCCAATGTGAACGAATTATCCGAGCCTACGTTGCAGGTGTTGCGCAGGGCAGCCAATGCCGGCAGGCAAGAGGCTTTGCAGTCCTACATTCCTGGTACTACCACAACGCACGGCAACACCCCAGCGGATATTGCGTGGTCGGAATACAACCATAATTGGGTGGGCTTGATCATCGTTCTCATCGGCATTCTGGCTTTGCTGTCCAAGACAGGAAAAGTATCTTGGGCTCGACACTGGCCCCTTTTGTTTCTGGGCCTGGCGGCATTCATTTTTCTGCGTTCGGATCCTGAAAACTGGCCCTTAGGGCCTAATGGGTTCTGGGAGAGTTTTGCAACTGCCGAGGTGCTCCAGCATCGGCTTGCTGTAGTTATGGTCATCTGTTTTGCATTCTTCGAATGGAGAGTGCAAACCAAGCGCGCCCGTTCGAAGTGGGCCAGCCTGGTTTTCCCCGTGGTGTGCGCCGCTGGAGGAACTCTGCTGTTGACCCATTCTCACTCGCTGGGCAACCTCAAGGAAGAGTTGCTGGTCGAAATCAGCCACACCGGGCTCGCCCTCTTCGCTGTGCTTGCGGGTTGGACACGATGGTTGGAATTGCGTCTTCCCAGCAAGGATGGGCGTATTCCGGCGTGGATTTGGCCCATCTGTTTCATCTTGATCGGAACCTTGCTGGTCACCTATCGTGAGGCGTAGAAGCTGACGGAAAGCTCCGGGCCCACTACGCGCCGATATCGCATCCTGCCTGAACTGCTGCGAATCCAAGATCGCAGATAGTATTTGAGGAGAGATTGTACAAGCGGAAGGCCACCATCGTTTTCCTGCTGGCGATGCTCACCATCTCGCTGGGTTTTTGCTACGTACTTGCGCGGCCATTCCTGGAACCACTGGCATTTGCGGTTGTGCTCGCTATTGCATGCCATCCGCTTTTCCTGCGCCTCCAGAAACATACAAAAACAACCACCCAGGCGGCACTGCTGGCGACGCTGCTGGTCTTTATCCTTTTCGTCGTGCCTTTGATATTCCTGCTGTTTGCCGCGAGCGGCCAAGCCATCGGCGTGGCGCAATCGTTCGGCCACAGGAGTGCGCAGGAAGGCGGAATGATGGCGTTCGTGTTGAAGTTTCTGGAGAGGCCACTGGCTTGGATTGGCCGTTACGTCGACCTTTCGAAGTTTGACCTGAGGTCCGAAATTATTACTCACCTGAACAGCGCGGGAAAATATTTGCTCGGACTTGGAGCAGCTCTGCTCGGCAATTTAGCTGGATTCGTGGTGAACGCCATCATCACTTTTTTTACTCTGTTCTTTTTCTTTCGTGAAGGCGGAAAGATCGTGCGTCGCATCATTTCACTGCTGCCCCTTTCTGAAAAGCAATCCGAGAAGATTCTGCAAGGCATCAGCGACACCGTGATCGGAAATGTCTATGGCATTGTGGCCGTAGGTGCAGCCCAGGGCCTTTTGACCGGAATCGCCACCAAGATTGTCGGCATGCATTCTTCGATCCTGTTGGGATTAGCTGCGGGAATCTGCTCGGTAATTCCCATCGTAGGAGCTTCGATTGTGTGGTTCCCCATTGCTGTTTTCCTGCTATTCACTGGTCATCTCTGGAAAGGAATCTTCCTGCTGCTGTGGGGAACCGTGCTCGTCGCGACCGTCGATAACATAATCCGCCCGTTGGTGGTTGGCGGGAAAGTGGAATTGCATCCCGTGCTGCTGCTGTTCGCGCTGATCGGTGGCGCCCAGGCGTTTGGATTCCTGGGACTCTTCCTTGGGCCGGTGATTCTCTCCATCACGACCGCACTGATCGAGATTCTGCTACACGAAATGTACGACGAACCCCTCCCACAGACGGAAGAGGTGCGGACCGGTTGATTGCCAGCGGATCCTGCAAGA
This genomic stretch from Terriglobales bacterium harbors:
- a CDS encoding aspartate aminotransferase family protein → MTKEEIIRKYRKYLFSSVTTYYSDPLVTDHAKMQHVWDVDGNQYLDFFGGIVTISVGHCNPRVTSKVKEQVDKLQHGSTLFPNETIVAIAEKLASITPGEISKTYFTNSGTEANETAIQLARVSTGHYEIVALRHGYSGRSQLAQSLTGQYTWRKSLPTGFGVVHALNPYCYRCPLGLKYPDCGVACANDVENLIQTSTSGRIAAFIAEPIQGLGGFITPPPEYFKIVFNMVKKYDGLFIADEVQTAWGRTGKKWFGIEHWQVVPDMITSAKGLANGAPVGVTMTTEKIAEGFQGLQISTFGGNPVSCVAAKATIDLIEEDHLMDNAETVGNYFRQGLESLKSKHPFIGDVRGMGLLQAIELVKDGSTKEPAPQETNRLMEEARKRGLLIGKGGLYANVIRMSPPLNISKADVDEAIRILDESLAAVSGEVREAAGASVR
- a CDS encoding ferredoxin family protein gives rise to the protein MAYVITDACIKDELCVEACPTDCIHPKKDEPGFEAATQLYVDPAGCIDCGACVPVCTSSSIHPADELPEELKAFVEKNAAYYN
- the aroF gene encoding 3-deoxy-7-phosphoheptulonate synthase, with translation MIVNMAEGASEQQIQHVIDRVQEAGYKAHVTRGTTRTIVAAVGSGKRHEIEALKAAPGVEDVVPIAQPFKLVSRQIKATRTLVDVGGVAVGGPELVVIAGPCSVESRDQIFSTAIAVKNAGASLLRGGAYKPRTSPYDFQGLGVEALKLLDEVRREVGLPVVTEVMSTEDVDIICEHADMLQVGARNMQNFALLRRLATTNKPILLKRGPSATIKEWLLAAEYLLSGGNSQVVLCERGIKTFETETRNTIDLAAIALARELSHLPVVADPSHGTGRPSLISPVSRAALALGADGIIVEVHPCPERALSDGPQSLDFEGFRKLMASLSEPLKAVRLPAQPGNELGYSNRGDRPSLASFD
- a CDS encoding LytTR family DNA-binding domain-containing protein — its product is MIRAVIADDEPLARKRIRRLLAKEEDFEVIGEFGEGNEAIAAIRDLKPDVLFLDVEMPEADGFAVLKAIEPQDIPVVIFTTAYDHYAIRAFDAHALDYLLKPFDEERFHESIQRARTQLDHSRSGELAGKLLSILHEAKPQNESDRLVIKSGGRVVFLKSEEIDWVEAAANYVRIHTGQEAYLMRETMTSFEARLDRERFMRIHRSIIVNVEKIKELQPCNNGEYIVVLRNGKELSLSRSFRERIQDFLQRSLITTRAKHYA
- a CDS encoding histidine kinase; this translates as MQPKTFAKWILGVVAWVSIGAIGTFFSYHMSIDWGKKVTYWEVAHGPMVEYLTWGALFTPIVLWLGRKFRIERSNWPNMIGLHLLFSVGLASVSAALRLPTHHWVYPKANDPVSFMLWRAYFYSNGFDDIWMYWVVLLLNLGWAYYQKYRDRELKASLLETKLARTQLEVLKFQLHPHFLFNTLNSVSELMHQDLAAADRMIIRLSELLRLTLETGGAQEIPLKQELEFLEGYLEIERTRFQDRLSVLFDIDPETLDARVPNMFLQPLVENAVRHGVAKRAGKGTITIRSHRTGYFLHLILADNGPGIQAEKLAKLNGGVGLANTRSRLQVLYPEMHTFEIRTPAQGGCEIRITLPFHGESQTSPQESEVTIPDSVRPIPAEVRP
- a CDS encoding cytochrome P460 family protein, producing the protein MKRFFLFFFAVAAAVGTGWAQPRIHSFHPQFTDQKELLLPDTYRQWVSVPGETRPDCAPSATFAARKHSFIDHIYIEPSAYKYYLENGDWPDKAVIVMEVRKPRQERSTARSSPSKLVALEVAVKDETDSDHWSYFAHFSKTSAELPEAQPETILAHSHPTLRAVIEGRVPIMDTFF